TTTATGGCAGCAAACTATATACATTGTTGATATtctactaaaatatattttttgatggGATAGTCCAACGAAGTGCTTTCCTTTTGTTTGATGTGGTTAAACATCTATACATTAGAGGGGACATTCTGACTTAGTTCTGGGGATTTGTTTCTACAAAGAGCCAATAAGAGTGTAAGACTCAATTCAGAGACAAAATTTCCATAATAGTCTATATTCTCACCTTTAGATCATGATGTTCTCAGTGATTGGTGGCATTTTGATCATTAGAAGAGCTTGATTTTAGTTTCATGCCTATTTTTTGGTGAATAAATGAGTAAGAGTTGgtgattataatttattacgCTTCTAaaccttttttgttttctattttagtCAATAGTTCTTTCATTGCCTCAATGACAATTTGATATTTGACTTTAAGTTTACAAGTTAtgattcaaaaactcaaatttgatgcTTTGGTCTctctgtttatttttaattgcaGTTGCAGATCCACAGAGTTTACTGGAAGAGAAATTAGCGCTCGAAGAGAAATTAGCAATTAGTGATTATGAACTCCGTTTAGCACAAGAGGACATTACAAAATTAAAGACTGATATAGACAAGAAGATTGATTTACCGAAGAATAATTTAAATGGTAATTAGAGctttaaaattgatttgtttccATTTTGAATGGCACTAACACATTTTCTGCATTATCTGGTTAATTGTGGATCGTTCTGCATGGTTACTTCACTTGTTGAAAATAGTGATGTCTTATAATTTTGGATTCAATGACACAATCTAGTGTTAATGATGTTTGCCCAATATTATATAGCTGCACATTTAGAAGCTTGTCTGCAAAATAATGATGGCTTTCTACATCctttagagaaaaaattgaCACTCATGCAGTTTTGTCTGGTCTTATATCATAATTTAGTTATACATTCTTCAGGCTAAGTAGTGCATAGCAGTTGAAGACTGATATCAATGTTTCTGCCCTTATTTAGAAAAAACTAATACTTCTTCAAGTAATGATTGTCCTTTGGATTTAATTATACTCATTATGCTTCTTTTTTAGCTAGCTCTATGCTTTGGCTTTTTGTgatttctttaatattaaatgcATTTGCTGAGTCAGTTGCTGCTGACAATGTGAATCATGAAACTGACTTTCAATGGAAGAAGAGCGATGCTTGTTTGTCTGATTTGGGTCCTTTGAAGGATAATGAACGTAGAGATCTTAATTTTGCTATAAAGGAATATTTACTTCTAGCAGGATACCGGCTTACAACAATGACTTTTTATGAAGAGGTATGTTagatttcaatttatatttcaCGTCATTTGCTTGCCtcctttcaaaaattttttatttaaattttgtttgtgagAGGTGTATTTGGAAACTAATTATTTAGGGGAGATTTTGTTGATCTCCGGTGACGTTTTTGTGATCGTTCACATAGTTACCATTAAGTTATGAGAACTGACAGAGACCTCTTGAGTATGCAAATTGTTCATTGACCTCcttttgacttgaataaaatctaagtgttattttttatttattctccaGAAAGGTAATATTTACATACCATTCGTCAAAAAGAAAGTCAGTGAACAATTTGGAATGAGGGTCCATGTTTATCTTCAAAACTTGTGGTTGTTATGTAAACAATTCAATGGCCTTAGGAGAGTTTGCTGAAATTTTGTTGTGTCCGTAGGTGAATGTGTGTGTCTGTTACTTCATTTGGGTAGCTTTTATTTAACATGATCCTAACTTGTCAGTACTCTTACTTCAGGTTACAGACCAAAACTTAGATGTTTGGGACAACACACCTGCATGTGTACCAGATGCCTTACggcattattattatcaatatctTTCATCCACTTCACAGGCTGCTGAGGTATATTTTAAGACAAGAGTTGAGTAGGCTAGTTGATCTTTAGGCTTTTTTAGAAATGGTATTCAACAGTTTTAGACAATGTGCTTTCTTTTGGTCCACTGGGAGTAATACAAACAGCTCACTGTAAGACAATGTGCTTTATTTTGTGGTATTGATTATAACCGGAACTTGCTGatgtttgagtttaattattgCATATTATCTTGATTTCAAGATTAAAGAGGacatttaacatatttttcataGAGAAATGCATCGGAATGTATGTGTTTATTACAAGATTTTTGCCAACTTGTGTATTATAATGGGAGAAAATGTTCTACTCAAATATTTGAAGTAGTCTTCCAATTTATGTCTcctcttataattaataaaactgacACGATATTCCCATCAACTTAGATGCTATAATCTGGCATCAGTCTTTCAGGTTACTTGGATCTTGGTGAACactcaaaaaccttaaaatatggGCAGCAATCATTCTTAAGATGAAAATTACTTCATTTGTGAAGCTTGCGCCTGTGGTTTACAGATACTAAGCTAAATATACAACCATCCTTCTAAACCTATGGCAATTGATACTTTGAACAGTGATTTATGCCATATGTTTTTTGTTCATGATAGTATGTTGCCAATTTGTAAATACTTTATTACATTTTGAcggaattttattttatatacgaTGGCTAGTCTCTTAATTGGGGAATGCAGAAGTTAACTGCCCTTAGATTTTCAAGGTTGTAGTCTTGGATGAGTGATATTCAGTAGTTTTcttcattatattatttaatttttttgaaaaattatctctGTCACGGGATGTGAGATGTTCTGCTTTTGTTAAATTACCTGTATATATAGAGAAtctgttccttttttttttggtcactATCTTGTCTGGGATTGTTCCAcatcaggtttttttttttcttttaatatttttatagataTCTAGTCCATTGATAAACCAACCTCAATCTCTTCTTTAATATAGTTGAAAAGCTTTGTTTCCAACATTATCCATGTATAGTATCTAtctatctttctctctctctctctctctctatatatgtAAAGGCTCCTCATGCTGCAGGAGAAAATTGCTATACTTCGAGAAAATGAATCATTGCTAAAAGCGAATGAGAGTTCGAAAATAGAAAAGGAGAgcttattgaaaaaaaaagaagtttccAATGGCCAAATAAGTGTATTAACCAAGTCATTAGAAGTGCTTCATAAGGAACTTAAGGACAGGGAGAACTTGGTAAGTTCACTCTTATTACACTCTTGCTGGCATTTTTCTCTTAATACTCATATTAAACATATGCGCTGATGTACTTTTGCAGGTGCAAGATTTGAGGAAAGCTTTGGAGCACCAACGGAAGGAACTTTATGATTGCAGAGCTGAAATCGCTGCACTCAAAATGCACATTGAAGTATCCCGTTCTTTGCAGAATTTGGTAGCTACTGATGTTGATGTTGTCCAATCTCAGccctttgaaaaatacaaagaaGAGATAAAAGTTTTGCAGATGGAAATTGAAAGACTAAAGGAAAAAAGTACAAATGCTCCTGACTCTGTAGTTTCTGCATATTCCGAGTCTATGCAGACTGAAGAAAAAGTAGTTGAAGTGGATGAAAACAAAACTGTAATCTCTCACCCAGTTAGTTTGGTTAAAAGTGAAGAAGCTCAGTCATTCGCAACTCGTAGCTTTGATGATAACAGTATTAAACTAACTAAGGATGTTTTACGAGAGTCAATGACAAATCCTTCATATGAAAATAATGCTTTAGCAAACATTCAAAGTATTCCCAAACAGAATGATGAGCCACCTCCAGAAGACAGTGGGCTCAATCTGAAATCAGGCAGTCTTAGCAGTGAAGCTGACAAAGCGGCAAGTACATTCTCCATATTGAGGATATCATATTCTGTCAtcttgtttttatcttttttctttgtttggtgAGGAATGTGGGGTGCGGTGTTTGAGAAATTGTGTCAAAATTGGGAATATTTATCTTGACCTGCCATTGctaaaaacaggaaaaaaaatctaaaaccttgaaacctttttcttttttttttttttttaaatctaaacttCTTTGATTCATTATAGCTGAAATGCTGCTGTACTTTAACAGGGTTTAGGAACCATTCACATCCTTGCAGATGCCTTGCCCAAGATTGTTCCCTATGTCCTAATAAACCATCGAGAGGTTTGCCTTGATCcattttaatttacttatatGAGTGCATCTGTCTCTAGCCATTTTTTTGGTTTGAGAattacttttcatattttaatcaacTACAGGAGCTTCTTCCTCTGATAATGTGTGCGATTGAGTGCCATCCAGATGGCAGCATGCGAGATTCCCTAACCCACACACtgtttaatttgatcaaacGTCCAGATGAACAgcagagaaaaattattatggaTGTAGGTTACTGTTTGaagtattatatttatatggtCCGATAATTCTGTAGGTTGATCATAATCGTGCTTCATTTGGCTTCATCTCAGGCTTGTGTTACCCTTGCTAAGAACGTTGGAGAGATGAGAACAGAAATGGAATTGCTTCCACAGTGTTGGGAACAGGTGAGTTCTGTCATGAATTGGCTAGGACCTCATAGTTAACTTATAtgtctcatattttttatttttggtttcaattttcttctttaatggaTCACAGATAAACCACATGTATGAAGAACGTCGGTTGCTTGTTGCACAATCATGTGGACAGCTTGCAGAATTTGTCCGGCCTGAGATTCGTGATTCTCTTATTTTGTCTATTGTGCAACAACTAATAGAAGATGCAGCGACTGTTGTCCGAGAGGCTGCTGCTCGTAATCTGGCTATGCTGCTTCCACTCTTTCGGAATTTGGACAAATATTTCAAGGTCAGCCTCACTAAATATGCTTCGAGGCAATCATGGCGAAGAATTCTGACTTGACAGTTTGACTACAATGTAAGCTCTAGAACAGGTCAATAACACATGGTCTAGGGAATGGAGCCTTTTCCCCTTACCCTAATATGATGGCTTacaagaaaaaagtaaaaaagaataaatttatacatatatgaaGCTTTTCCAATATCTCAATTCTATTTGATGATAGGTGGAGGATTTGATGTTCCAATTGACTGGCGATCTATCTGGAGTGGTGGTAGAAACAACACTTAAAGAACTAGTTCCTGCAGTGATAAAATGGGGAAACAAATTGGACCATATTTTGACTGTGTTACTTTCTAACATCTTGAGCTCTGCTCAGGTACCTTGTTTGTTGCCATTGATTTCTCATTTATGATTCCACAAATGGTTTGTAATGCTTTATCCTCTTTAACATTTCCTCTTCAAATATGTTCAGCATTGTCCAGCTCTTTCTGGGGTTGAAGGGTCTATGGAGTCACAGCTGCGTGTTTTAGGTGATAGAGACCACTGGAAAATTGAAGTTCTACTGAGAATGCTGGTAGAATTGCTTCCTTTTGTGCGGCAGAATGCAATCGAGACGTGCCCATTTTCGTCTGCTTCATTGGCACGGGGAGCTTTTCCTAGTACCTTGCTTGAATTATATGCAGGGTAACCTTCTCTTTCTATTTAGTTATCCTAATTATATTGTTCATTTCCTCAAGGAGAAATtatttgaactttgaaaaaattacaACGTTGAATTCCTTTCTGAGAGACTCTTATATCTGGCTAGGGGACATGTTGACTGGCCGGCATTTGAATGGATGCATGCCAACTGCTTTCCTGATTTAATACTGCTGGCCTGCATGCTACCTCAGAAAGAAGATAATTTGAGGAACCGAGTTACTAAGGTATTCTGTCTAATTGTGCTTGTGTTCTTTGCGCTTGAGAATTGTTCTTCCATTTATTGGTAACCCAGAGAATAATGTTGCAGTTTTTGTTGGCTGTGTCTGAACAATTTGGGGATTCTTACCTAACGTACTTAATGCTGCCTGTATTCTTGGTAGCAGTCGGGGATAATGCAGATTTGACATATTTTCctttaaccattcattcaagaATCAAATGTAAGGGATTCGGTATTTGTGATGGTACTATTTCTGATCATGGTATGTTCTCTAATCCTTATTTGAATGCAGGTCTGAGACCGAAAACTGTTGTGGCTGAGAAACTTGCTACTATGTGTGTGCTGCCACTTCTCTTGGCTGGTGTTTTAGGTTCTCCCAGCAAACGTGATCAATTAGAGGACTACTTGAGAAAGCTGTTAGTTGAAGGCACCATGAAAGAGAATCATTCACTGAAGCACAGTGCTGAGATTAATTATGCTGTCCGCTTCCTCTGGTTTGTTTAGTGATGGACAGCTTTCTGTATTAATTACTTTCTATTTACACTCCAACTTACCGGTGTTCTAAATGCAGCACATTTGAAGAATATCATGGTGtggtatttaatattttatgggaAATGGTTGTCAGCTCCAACTCGGATATGAAAATCAATGCTGCCAATCTTTTGAAAGTCATTGTAAGTTACACTCCTATGATGTATCATTGTCAGTTACCCCTAACATAATATTTTGCAACTATTTTGACTTCAGTAATCCTATAGGTACCGTATACTGATGCAAAAGTTGCTTCTACTCATGTTCTTCCTGCATTAGTTACTCTTGGGTCTGAGCAAGACCTGGATGTGAAGTATGCAAGCATAGATGCATTTGGAGCTGTGGCACAACATTTCAAAAATGACacagtatgattttttttttttatttgactaCATGGTTTAAACTTAATGCTGCATTCTCCTTACACTGTCCCAATAAATTGGATATTTTAGATTGTTGATAAGATACGAGTTCAAATGGATGCCTTTCTTGAAGATGGATCCCAGGAGGCAACTGTTGCTGTGGTCCGTGCATTGGTCGTGGCAGTACCACAAACAACAGATAGACTCAGAGATTATATCCTTAATGAGATATATTCTTGCTTTAGTAAAGCTTTTTcttgtcattattttttcttttgttctaGTTATTTTAGTATCTTATAGGCTCCTGATGTCTGGCCACAAGTGTAAAATGTTTTTCCTAAGCTTTACATACATTTGTTGTCCAAGATTTTCCATCTTTCAGCAATGCCAACTTCTTCAACTGATCTGATGCATCGTCGCGAGAGAGCTAATGCTTTCTGTGAATCAATTCGTGCTTTGGATGCTTCAGGTTTACTTCTTATTATGTTCTTGTCTCTTCGTTCAGGTGCTTTTAACTTTGTTCTGATTTCCAAAAGCTCACTGTTGTTAATTGTTATGGCTAGATGTATCATTAATAGGCATGCTGGACAAACTACATTGCCCTTTTGTCAACTGCCTTGAATGCACATTTGCGTTTGGAGTTCCTACATTTTTGGTGTTTTACGCAATGCTCTGCTTGTTTCAGATCTTTCTGTGACTAGTGTCCAGGACTTCCTGTTACCAGCCATACAAAACCTGTTAAAGGATCCCGATGCACTGGACCCGGCACATAAAGAAGCCCTTGAAATAATACTGAAAGAAAGGACTGGTGTAAGTTATGACACTATCAGTAAGGCCACGGGTGCTCATCTTGGGATTGCATCATCTGTTACCAGCTTCTTCGGTGAAGGCGGacttctgggcaagaaagaaattGCAGGGCTGCTACCACCACCTCTTGAGCCAGTTGAGCCACCAGCCACAAACACTGTGCCATCTCTTCCGGCCGAGGACACTAGATTCAGGCGAATCATGAGGAGAAGTTTGACAGATATGCTAAGGGGCAAAACAAAGACCGCAGAAGACAAGTAATGTATTTCTCATCTcccaatttatttaattatttaatgattttgtttgCCATTTTTCTGGGTTAAAATGGCAATtgagaaatatgatttttttaaaggtttCCTCATGTTTTGATTCCCTTTCTAATGTAAGACCAATATATGGTCAATCcattaaataaacattttcAGGCCAAACCTAATAGgtgaaaatgtaattaatttctgcaaaagttgtatatattatttatatataaaattatatatattatatataattttgtatagacataataatatatcattatataattaagtaattttaaattaaagaaaaaataatacacaatcacattataatatgttattatttatatataaaattatatatattatttaaacatataattttattgataatacaattattttagtaatttccCCCATGTTTATGTACGACCAAAAGTAGCCCTCAATATGTTTCCATCAACCATAGCAAAATGGAAATAAAAACATTGggtattcaaaattttacaaaagtcTACTCGTGAACCTCGATAAATAGATAGACAtggatgaatatttatattaagaaaatcACTAAAATACATTTTACTAGAGAGAATGAGTTTATTGGCACACATCTCTTTTCGTTGGAATTAAGCAAAAGTATATGTTTagtttaagtaatttttattattaaaaccgaaaggttatcataaaatgtatcctttaaaagattaataattatactacaatattatgtttaagtaaataagtatatataaattatgagtaatattgtatatataatttttatatataaataattatatgtcattatatgattggatagttaaaaattaaaaatacattaactcacaattataaaaaaacacgtcataatttatgtataaaattatacattattttattaataaactatacttgtgtttaattaatgataaaaaaatgttgaaatattatttcatttaaatatttttaatatattaaactaactTTACTAatagaaaagttatttttataatattctaatatataagaaaatgtaTTAATCACATCAACTCTATATTATTTACTATATTGGTTtggtataaaatattaatttaatattttattatataataaaattaatataataataaaatataaattattagaataattttttaattctccGGAATTCGAAGGCAGCTTAACGGTATGTAAACCCATATACTCagaagaaaatcaaactaatagAAAAGGCTTCCTCTCTCagtaagaatttaaaaaagcTTTCGTTATCTCTATGGGTTTGTTAAAACACGGCAGGTCAGGCTTAAGATAATATTTCTGTGGTTGAAATTCTAGATACACtcaatgttttaaaatcacattaatGACCAAATcggttattttattaatttacagTTCAATcgatttaatcaaataatcaatcaatttaatcaattgttaaattattatatatatttttaataatatcaaacatttatcatattttttaaacataaaacatatataacctaatttgaaatagattaattaaataattgatgttttattacataaataatatgaaaaaccaattataaattattgcttttaaatagttttttcagttcaaaggatttatcaaatttaatagaatttcaaataaatcaatattaatatacacGCGGggtcaaattataaaactaaatcaaattataaactgaTTTACATGATTTAACCAGTCAAactaattgatttgatttaattttaaaaacattgattctACAAATGAAAACTAAGGGTGGCAACttcaatagatttttttttaatatcatgcTCCAAGTGAAAAGATGATGATATtggtgaaaaacaaaaacaaaatgtgtTAAATCAATAATGTTCATAATTAGTCATCACAATTTGTGATTTAAAGAGTTAAATACGTTTAAGtttcaaagaagaaataataaactatctattaaaagaattaaatagtAATTGGATTCCCcacaaaatgtttaattttcaatcttcattatatatatgataCTCGATAATTGCATGAAACATCATGGGGCTAATCTTATTCAATTCACCAGCTCCCTCTATAAATTCATTGACAAACCCTAGCCAGAACCACCATCACCAACaatctctttaattaatttttacttGTTTCAATATTCTCTCCCTTTCTCCCCATCAATTTAAGCTTGAACAATGAAGAAGGTTAAAGTAGCTTTTATGCTGTGTTTGGTGGTAATGGCATTGATTAAGGAAGTGCATGGTGCAGCGGCAACATGTAACCCAATGGAGCTGACCTCATGCGCGTCGTCGGCCACCTCTGCAGCGACACCATCGCGAGCTTGCTGCAGCACGCTGAGGAAGCAGAAGTCATGCCTTTGTGGGTACCTCAGGGACCCAAATCTGAGGAAGTATGTCAACTTTCCCAATGCTAGGAGGGTTGTTGGTACCTGTGGTATTTCGTTCCCTATATGTTAATCAATTGAAGCTTTCCCTTAGAAGTTTACGTGATTAATGAATAAGGACTATGCATAATCCATGGTGTGTTTAGAATTAATATATTGGATAAAGAATGGTATTCATGCGTGTACTCTACATCTCTACTCATGGAGactgaaaaatagaaaaaatatagtGAAGTAATTAGTATAGCAGTTATGAATAAATCTAGTGCTTGGGTTGTCTTGTTCTTATGTTTAATTTACTGTAATTAATCATGCCATATTATTAgttattcacctttttttttttcatgattgacccgtaattttctaaaaaatctGATTATTTAAATATAGAGTATTTACTTTTTAGATCTCACAAAACAGATGGATTACTTACAAAACCAATAAGGTATCCATAAGACTTACAATTAACCATTCTAAAAAGGAGTATGaattttagattattaaatCCGTATCCGTTTTAGACTTGTACTCATGGATAATGAGTTTTTACAGACGAAATAGACAAACCCATGAGTTAcctgttatttttttcttcttcaatatcAACTTTGTAATACATTCAAcacaaatttcatatatttttctttttttatatgaaataaagGCAAATACATcctaaaatacataatttttggTGAAAATATAATACCTAACTGCTCAGATTTTTAAAACCATACATAACACAAAGGCTCCTCCCAATCGACAAAAGGAATAGACGGCAAGAGAGTGATATGTTTATGTGTACTACATTCTCAATCAgctcctcatcatcatcatcatctctccCACCCAGTTGAGAGTTATTTGTTGGGTGGGAAATTAACTACATggaaaatttcttcaaattaccAAGCATTTATCTAACAATTCCTCAGTAACCGCCACCCACTAAGAGACTTATATGGCACCCATCCTCATGCGAATTCCCTCCAAAGAGATTACATGATGGAAGAGGAAGTGATAACTTATTTGGCTTATCATGTGCATCATTCTTGTAAAACCTAGCAGAAGAAGAAATCGTTTATAATCTGTCAGGACTTTAACTTCAGCATCAAATGAAACTATATCTACAACGTAAAAAAtggggaaattataataaatgcctaaaattaaagggtgttaagtaaaattactcaaaaatctaagaattaagcaaaaatgccttcAATTTGGAAAATGACTAaactgcccttatatataaaccccacatttccCACAGATTTACtgtttaaattaagagaaaaattcGGATTTCTCACAGGCGTAACGGATTTCGATCTTTTCTGTCGATTTTTTGacaattaaaatgacaaataaggatagtacatcatcccacttcttatttgaatcaatttattgttaggagtattgagatttgagggagattttgaggtttgaatgtttaggattttgattttgaacaatacataaaatgttttgattctcgattgttttgcttaaatttcttgaggggttttgtgttattggatatgtagatttgatttgtgttgaaattagagactaaaatgatgagttttggCCAGAAAATGGGTTAGAGCTATTAGCGCTATGTTAACCTCCTACAGGCGCCTGTAGCGTTGGGGGAAGAGGGGGAGATCCATGGGGTCCGTGGGAGATTTTACACTGAACCGTGAAAACCgggtggaaattaacttttttaaactataggaTCTATAGGAGATAGACTTTGAataaccataacttttgatctgagAGGAGATAAAgggcctataatatatcaacgtgaagctcatttcgagctctataacaatGACCATTTCATCGGTTGTgcccaatttggaggcccaaataaaactgtttcaatgtgtattatgcagttgttttgtttcattaaatttaggatttttggtttttatgattttgagcttgtttatGACTAAGTTAGATTTTTTGTagatgtagttttcaaatttaacatctGTTTCTTTAGTTTTGTGCTTTTGGAGACATGTTTTGCgatgtaattacaaaattttagatcgattttttgattttctCGTTCCTAAGCTATTCaaatgtgtagttttcgaaattcagatatgttttttcaaattttcaagtgatattttgattattgatattctagggtattttaatatatctttttattcttaacatgttatttaattcttttatatattgtgtaatatcaaaatgtcctccatatcccctaaattattatcaaatatccaaatgccccTTTACAtaacatacaaactagatttaacaaataaaattaagttttaa
The genomic region above belongs to Mangifera indica cultivar Alphonso chromosome 15, CATAS_Mindica_2.1, whole genome shotgun sequence and contains:
- the LOC123197349 gene encoding RAB11-binding protein RELCH homolog isoform X3; translated protein: MDVERSSLCNCVVNFLLEEKYLLTAFELLQELLEDGRDDQAIRLREFFSDSAQFPPNLISRFNSLRVADPQSLLEEKLALEEKLAISDYELRLAQEDITKLKTDIDKKIDLPKNNLNESVAADNVNHETDFQWKKSDACLSDLGPLKDNERRDLNFAIKEYLLLAGYRLTTMTFYEEVTDQNLDVWDNTPACVPDALRHYYYQYLSSTSQAAEEKIAILRENESLLKANESSKIEKESLLKKKEVSNGQISVLTKSLEVLHKELKDRENLVQDLRKALEHQRKELYDCRAEIAALKMHIEVSRSLQNLVATDVDVVQSQPFEKYKEEIKVLQMEIERLKEKSTNAPDSVVSAYSESMQTEEKVVEVDENKTVISHPVSLVKSEEAQSFATRSFDDNSIKLTKDVLRESMTNPSYENNALANIQSIPKQNDEPPPEDSGLNLKSGSLSSEADKAGLGTIHILADALPKIVPYVLINHREELLPLIMCAIECHPDGSMRDSLTHTLFNLIKRPDEQQRKIIMDACVTLAKNVGEMRTEMELLPQCWEQINHMYEERRLLVAQSCGQLAEFVRPEIRDSLILSIVQQLIEDAATVVREAAARNLAMLLPLFRNLDKYFKVEDLMFQLTGDLSGVVVETTLKELVPAVIKWGNKLDHILTVLLSNILSSAQHCPALSGVEGSMESQLRVLGDRDHWKIEVLLRMLVELLPFVRQNAIETCPFSSASLARGAFPSTLLELYAGGHVDWPAFEWMHANCFPDLILLACMLPQKEDNLRNRVTKFLLAVSEQFGDSYLTYLMLPVFLVAVGDNADLTYFPLTIHSRIKCLRPKTVVAEKLATMCVLPLLLAGVLGSPSKRDQLEDYLRKLLVEGTMKENHSLKHSAEINYAVRFLCTFEEYHGVVFNILWEMVVSSNSDMKINAANLLKVIVPYTDAKVASTHVLPALVTLGSEQDLDVKYASIDAFGAVAQHFKNDTIVDKIRVQMDAFLEDGSQEATVAVVRALVVAVPQTTDRLRDYLLSKIFHLSAMPTSSTDLMHRRERANAFCESIRALDASDLSVTSVQDFLLPAIQNLLKDPDALDPAHKEALEIILKERTGVSYDTISKATGAHLGIASSVTSFFGEGGLLGKKEIAGLLPPPLEPVEPPATNTVPSLPAEDTRFRRIMRRSLTDMLRGKTKTAEDK
- the LOC123197349 gene encoding RAB11-binding protein RELCH homolog isoform X4 — encoded protein: MDVERSSLCNCVVNFLLEEKYLLTAFELLQELLEDGRDDQAIRLREFFSDSAQFPPNLISRFNSLRVADPQSLLEEKLALEEKLAISDYELRLAQEDITKLKTDIDKKIDLPKNNLNVAADNVNHETDFQWKKSDACLSDLGPLKDNERRDLNFAIKEYLLLAGYRLTTMTFYEEVTDQNLDVWDNTPACVPDALRHYYYQYLSSTSQAAEEKIAILRENESLLKANESSKIEKESLLKKKEVSNGQISVLTKSLEVLHKELKDRENLVQDLRKALEHQRKELYDCRAEIAALKMHIEVSRSLQNLVATDVDVVQSQPFEKYKEEIKVLQMEIERLKEKSTNAPDSVVSAYSESMQTEEKVVEVDENKTVISHPVSLVKSEEAQSFATRSFDDNSIKLTKDVLRESMTNPSYENNALANIQSIPKQNDEPPPEDSGLNLKSGSLSSEADKAGLGTIHILADALPKIVPYVLINHREELLPLIMCAIECHPDGSMRDSLTHTLFNLIKRPDEQQRKIIMDACVTLAKNVGEMRTEMELLPQCWEQINHMYEERRLLVAQSCGQLAEFVRPEIRDSLILSIVQQLIEDAATVVREAAARNLAMLLPLFRNLDKYFKVEDLMFQLTGDLSGVVVETTLKELVPAVIKWGNKLDHILTVLLSNILSSAQHCPALSGVEGSMESQLRVLGDRDHWKIEVLLRMLVELLPFVRQNAIETCPFSSASLARGAFPSTLLELYAGGHVDWPAFEWMHANCFPDLILLACMLPQKEDNLRNRVTKFLLAVSEQFGDSYLTYLMLPVFLVAVGDNADLTYFPLTIHSRIKCLRPKTVVAEKLATMCVLPLLLAGVLGSPSKRDQLEDYLRKLLVEGTMKENHSLKHSAEINYAVRFLCTFEEYHGVVFNILWEMVVSSNSDMKINAANLLKVIVPYTDAKVASTHVLPALVTLGSEQDLDVKYASIDAFGAVAQHFKNDTIVDKIRVQMDAFLEDGSQEATVAVVRALVVAVPQTTDRLRDYLLSKIFHLSAMPTSSTDLMHRRERANAFCESIRALDASDLSVTSVQDFLLPAIQNLLKDPDALDPAHKEALEIILKERTGVSYDTISKATGAHLGIASSVTSFFGEGGLLGKKEIAGLLPPPLEPVEPPATNTVPSLPAEDTRFRRIMRRSLTDMLRGKTKTAEDK